The Chitinophaga niabensis genome segment GGCAGCCGGCATGGGATGTGCAGGTTCCTCCTGCCAGGCTTCTGCCATGTATTGTTCCACAGCATCCGGGTGTTCGGCCAGCCAGGCTTTCACCTGTTCAGCTTCTGCTGCTGTGCATTCATTTTTGATAAATTTCTCCAGTAGATTTGTATTCATCACTAGTATTCACGTACAAAGTGCCGGATACCGGTAAAAGAAATTTGTACTTAACAATCAGGTAACATTAGTGTTTGAAAGAACACAGGTTTAACGCCCTAATTCTTTTCGGAGGAAACGAAGGGAAAGCACGATCTGCTTCTCTACAGTGGCGGGGGAAATACCGAGTTGTTCGGCTACGGTCTTATGAGACAGCCCTTGCTCCTTCACCAGTTTGAAGATATGTTTCCTTTTGGCGGGCAGCTGTGCAATACCTGTTTCCAGTTGCTGCAGGCATTCTTTGTATTCCAGGTGATCCTGTTCAGGAGCGCCCAGGGTTTCTTCTTCCGCGGTCAGCGGAGCCTGGCGGCCTGCTGTTTTCCGCCAATGGTCTATAACCAGGTTGCGGGCGTAGGTAAATAATAAGGGAGCGATATCTTCCTCTTCATGCACTTTGGCAATATTCTGCCAGAGGCGCAGGTAACAGTTCTGAATAATATCCTGGGTATCCGTTTCATTGCGCACCAGTTTCCATACAAAATGGTGCATCCTGTCTTTGGTAGACTGGAATAGACGGTTGAATTTGTCCTCATTTATACGGCTGTTGTCCATTATAATGCAAAGGAAGTCATATAATATTACAACAATGTTAAGAATTAAGAAAGTTTGCTTTTTAAATCCGGGCTGACCGGTTCACCTGGTCAGCCCGGATCACTTATTATTTAGAGAACTGTAACTCCTTCAGGTTAAACCCACCTGTTCCTGCCAGCACACGCAGTTTATGTTTTCCTTTGGAAAGTGTAATACTTCCGGCATCAAGGGCCTGCCATTTCCCTGCAGGAACGGCCAGCTCATTGCCGGCTTTTTTGCCATCCAGCAGCAGGGTAATTTTGCCATTGGCATTTTCTGCGGACACCAGCAGCTTTAATTTATAAGTACCTTTCTGCGTTACGTCAATAGTGTACTGCAGCCACTCTCCTGTTTCTATATCAGATACATAATAGCTATCGTCCTTACCGATATCAACGCCGTCGTTACGGTAACCTCTGCCTTTGTTGCCTGCTGTGTTCTTCTTAGGATCTGATACCCGGTAATTAGCCGTATCCAGGTCGTAATAAGCCTCTCCGTTAATACCCAGATCGTATCCCACGGCTGGTATTACGGCATTGCCGTTCACCAGGTTGGCATCAAATGGTTTGGTTTCCCTGCTGAAGGGCTGGCGTATCATGGCATCGATCACATCTTTATGATAGATGTTCTTATCAAAGCGGGTGCTGTTAGCCAGTTCCATCAGGCCACGGTAAGCCTGCTCTGCTGAGGGTTTTGGCTTCTTCGGATCGTTCCAGTGATCTAATACTGCCTGGTAATCTGCATTCATGGGTACTTCCAGCGGGTTATTGGAACCCAGCTTCTTCAATGGCCACCAGGCCCAGCCGATGTTATGCGTTTCCAGCAAACGGATAGCTTCCGTGAACCATACATTAGAGTTCTCTCCTGTTTCTCCCAACCATACCGGCACCTGGTATTGCTCCCGGAAACGCAGGATATGTGCAATGGATTGTTCGTTGTTGTAGTTCCAGTATTTGTGGAAGCTCAGTACCATGTTCTTATCCCATGGTGGCAGAATGCCATTGTAATTATTACCCCAGCCATTACCTTCAATGATAATGATGTGTTGCTGATCTACTTCACGGATGGCCTTCGTGATGTCTACCATTAACTTTTTCAGCAGCACATTGCTTTTTTCCTTTAAGCCATTCTTATCGCTCTGCGGATCTTCAAAACCCCAGTTAGGTTCATTCAGTACATCATAAGCACCAATCCATGGCTCGTTTTTATAACGTTCTGCCAGTTTGCGCCAGAGCGCAATGGTTTTCTGCTGGTGTGCTTCATTTTCCCAGAGGGAAGGTTTGGAACCATCCCGGTCTGAGATGTTCAGGTCGTTCCCCTGCCCGCCGGGTGCGGCATGGAGGTCCAGGATCAGGTACATCTGGTTGGCTTTGCACCAGGCCAGCAAACTGTCTGTAATAGCAAAACCTTTTTCCAGCCAGGTTTGCCGGCCGGCTACCGGTTCCTTATCTACCGGTAAAGTGTAGAGGTTGAAATGCATAGGCAGGCGTACGGAGTTGAAGCCCCAGGCTTTCATGGCATCAATGTCTGCCTTCGTGGTATGGTTCTTTAACCAGGCATCATAGAACTCCTGTGTTCTTTCAGGGCCTACCAGTTCCTCTGCCCTTGCCCGGATCCGGTGTTGTTGTGCTTCCCTGTAGACCCGCAGCATATAACCTTCCTGGAGCATCCAGCCACCGAGACCTATGCCCCGGAGCAAAACGTTCTCCCCTTTGGCGTTCACGATCTTTGTGCCCGCTGTTTTCAGGAAACCCTGCGCATAACCAATACTGGTGGAAAATAGAATAGCCAGGAATAAAAAGACTGTTTTCATGTTAAGACGGTGGAATTTTAGGGATTTGAATAAGGGATCAAAATAGGAAATTAATTTTTCCCATTACCGGAAAAGTTGTCCGATATCGAACAACTTTTTCAAAACACCATGCGCTAATAGGCTGATAATCTGGTAACTAGGTTTGGCATTCCTATTGAAACAAGAACGGTCTAAACATCAGCTTATACCAATGGACAAAACCATAGAAGCAGAAGTAAAACAAAAAAGGAAGAAGCAATACCTGCTCATCGGCATCCTGTGCATCGCAGTACTGGTGGTAGCGCTCTTCCTCATGCGCAGCTTCTTTTCCACTACCATCAAACGTTCTGCCATTACTACCGCTGTTGTAGAGATGGGCAATATTGAGAATACCATCAATGCCACGGGAGAGATCAGGCCTGAATTTGAAGAAGTGATCACCAGCCCCGTCAGCGCTTCTATCCAGGAGATCATCCTCGATGCCGGCAGTAAGGTCACTACCGGGCAATCTATCCTTAAGCTGGATAAAACAGCTATCCAGGTGGAATATGAAAAGGGAAAGTTCCAGCTGGAATCCAAACAGAACGATATCCGCAAACTAAAACTGGAACTGGATAAGAGTTACTTCGATCTCAGGTCCAATAATAACATCAAACAATTACGTATCAACAGCCTTACCGCAGATGTAGAGAACAGCAAACGTTTATACAAAGCAGGTGGCGGCACAAGGGAAGATGTGGAAAAAGCAGAGCTGAACCTGAAGGTGGCACAGCTGGAAAAGGAGCAACTGGAAAATGAGATCAAAAGCAAACAGCAAACCATGCAGGTGGAAATAAGGGAATCAGAGATAGCCGCCGCCATCCAGCAAAATGAACTGAAGGAACTGATGCGCAAGGTATCACTGGCCAGTATCCAAAGTACACGTGGCGGTGTTGTCACCTGGGTGAACAAGAACATCGGCGCCGCTATCCGTGAAGGAGAAGCATTGGCCAGGATCGCAGATCTCAGCAGTTTTAAAGTGACCGGCACTATTTCAGATGCCCAGCTGAACAATCTGCATAACGGCATGCCTGCCATTATCCGGATCAACGAAGCAGAAGTCCGGGGCAGTGTTACCAATATCTATCCCGCCGTGGAAAATGGCATTGTTACATTCGATATCCAGTTGAATGAAAGGAATAACAAACTGCTCCGCCCCAATCTGAAAGTGGAAGTATTCCTCGTTACCGCCACAGGCAATAATGTAATGCGGGTATCAAACGGGCCCGCTTTCAGCGGGCTGGAAAGCCAGGACATCTTTGTTGTCCGGAATGGAAAAGCAGAACGAAGGAAAGTACAGGTAGGCATGATCAATTTCGATTATGTGGAATTGAAGGATAATGTAAAACCAGGAGATGTGGTGATCACCTCGGACATGAGCGGGTTCAAACATGCAAAGGAAATAACGATCAATAATTAATGATGATGAAAACAGGATTGATCTTTATACTCCTCGCATTTACCCGCACTGCGTACAGCCAGGATACCCTCCGCCTCAGTCTCGCAGAGGCAGTGAGCATGGCTAAAGCCAGCTCTATTGCCTCCAAACAGGCCGTTACGGTGAAAGAAACCCGTTATTGGGAATGGCGTACCTATAAGTCCAATTACCAGCCGCAGCTGGCTTTAAACGGTAATTTACCGGGGTACCAGAAAACCTTCAACCAGGTGCAGCAACCCAACGGCACTGTGGAGTTCCAGCCGGTGCATAATAACAATTCATCACTGAACCTCGCTTTCAGCCAGAGTATCACGCCTACCGGCGGAAAAATATACGGCGCTACGGAACTGCAGCGGTTTGATGATTTTGACAGGAAGAACACTTTGTACAATGCCATTCCTTATACCATCGGGTACCAGCAGCCGCTGTTCCAGTTCAATAAACTGAAGTGGGATAAACGGATAGAACCCCTGAAGTTCTCGGAAAGCAAACAGAACTATATTTCGGCCATGGAACAGATAGCCGTTACCGTGAGCGGGTACTTTTTTGACCTGCTGCTGGCACAGGTGAACTTCCAGATTGCGGAAACCAACCTGCAGAACACTTTACAGATCCAAAAGATAGCAGACGAGAAATTCAACCTGGGCAAGATCTCCAAGAACGAAATACTTCAATTGCAACTGGAACATCTCAAATCACAAAAGGCCGTGGGCAAGGCAAGAAGGGATATGGAAATAGCAATGCTGAACCTCCGCTCTTACATCGGCCTGCAGGAAAAAGGAAAAATAGAGCTGGTACTCCCTCCTTCCGCCATCAATATGGAAGTAACAGCTGAGAAAGTACTGGCGGAGGCTTATGTGAATAATGCCAACGCCATTGCTTTCATCCGGAAAGTGATAGAAGCCAAAAGAGATGTGGCACAGGCCAAAGGAGATAACGGGCTGAATGCTACCTTAACCGCCAACCTGGGTTTTGCGAACAGGGCCAGTACTATCCCTAAGGTGTATACGGCGCCACAGAACCAGCAACTGGTATCACTGGAATTTGCTATTCCTATCTTAGACTGGGGAAGGTCAAAGTCCAGGACCAAAACAGCAGAGGCCAACCTGCGGTTTACAGAATATGCGGTGGAGCAGGATAAACAAAGTTTTGCGCAGGCTGTTACTACCCAGGTGACCCTCTTTGATATGATGAAGGACCAGGTGGCCCTGAGTGCGCATGCAGACAGTATTGCCTCTGAGAAATACCAGATAGCCCAGACCCGCTATGTACTGGGCAACCTGAGTATCACAGACCTGAGTATTGCCTTCCAGGAAAAAGACCAGGCAAAAAGGGATTACGTAGTGGCCCTGCGGGATTTCTGGGGCGCCTATTATGAACTGCGCTATTTATCGCTATACGATTTTGAAAAGAACGAAAAGATCCATTATAATTAAAAAAACGCATTATGATCCGCTTACAGAATATTGAAAAAGTTTACCGTACAGATACGGTGGAAACACAGGCGCTGAACAGCATCAGCCTCAACATTGCCAGGGGTGAGTTCCTCTCCATCATGGGCCCTTCCGGCTGCGGCAAAAGTACCCTGCTG includes the following:
- a CDS encoding efflux RND transporter periplasmic adaptor subunit, which translates into the protein MDKTIEAEVKQKRKKQYLLIGILCIAVLVVALFLMRSFFSTTIKRSAITTAVVEMGNIENTINATGEIRPEFEEVITSPVSASIQEIILDAGSKVTTGQSILKLDKTAIQVEYEKGKFQLESKQNDIRKLKLELDKSYFDLRSNNNIKQLRINSLTADVENSKRLYKAGGGTREDVEKAELNLKVAQLEKEQLENEIKSKQQTMQVEIRESEIAAAIQQNELKELMRKVSLASIQSTRGGVVTWVNKNIGAAIREGEALARIADLSSFKVTGTISDAQLNNLHNGMPAIIRINEAEVRGSVTNIYPAVENGIVTFDIQLNERNNKLLRPNLKVEVFLVTATGNNVMRVSNGPAFSGLESQDIFVVRNGKAERRKVQVGMINFDYVELKDNVKPGDVVITSDMSGFKHAKEITINN
- a CDS encoding RNA polymerase sigma factor, with translation MDNSRINEDKFNRLFQSTKDRMHHFVWKLVRNETDTQDIIQNCYLRLWQNIAKVHEEEDIAPLLFTYARNLVIDHWRKTAGRQAPLTAEEETLGAPEQDHLEYKECLQQLETGIAQLPAKRKHIFKLVKEQGLSHKTVAEQLGISPATVEKQIVLSLRFLRKELGR
- a CDS encoding TolC family protein translates to MKTGLIFILLAFTRTAYSQDTLRLSLAEAVSMAKASSIASKQAVTVKETRYWEWRTYKSNYQPQLALNGNLPGYQKTFNQVQQPNGTVEFQPVHNNNSSLNLAFSQSITPTGGKIYGATELQRFDDFDRKNTLYNAIPYTIGYQQPLFQFNKLKWDKRIEPLKFSESKQNYISAMEQIAVTVSGYFFDLLLAQVNFQIAETNLQNTLQIQKIADEKFNLGKISKNEILQLQLEHLKSQKAVGKARRDMEIAMLNLRSYIGLQEKGKIELVLPPSAINMEVTAEKVLAEAYVNNANAIAFIRKVIEAKRDVAQAKGDNGLNATLTANLGFANRASTIPKVYTAPQNQQLVSLEFAIPILDWGRSKSRTKTAEANLRFTEYAVEQDKQSFAQAVTTQVTLFDMMKDQVALSAHADSIASEKYQIAQTRYVLGNLSITDLSIAFQEKDQAKRDYVVALRDFWGAYYELRYLSLYDFEKNEKIHYN
- a CDS encoding cellulase family glycosylhydrolase: MKTVFLFLAILFSTSIGYAQGFLKTAGTKIVNAKGENVLLRGIGLGGWMLQEGYMLRVYREAQQHRIRARAEELVGPERTQEFYDAWLKNHTTKADIDAMKAWGFNSVRLPMHFNLYTLPVDKEPVAGRQTWLEKGFAITDSLLAWCKANQMYLILDLHAAPGGQGNDLNISDRDGSKPSLWENEAHQQKTIALWRKLAERYKNEPWIGAYDVLNEPNWGFEDPQSDKNGLKEKSNVLLKKLMVDITKAIREVDQQHIIIIEGNGWGNNYNGILPPWDKNMVLSFHKYWNYNNEQSIAHILRFREQYQVPVWLGETGENSNVWFTEAIRLLETHNIGWAWWPLKKLGSNNPLEVPMNADYQAVLDHWNDPKKPKPSAEQAYRGLMELANSTRFDKNIYHKDVIDAMIRQPFSRETKPFDANLVNGNAVIPAVGYDLGINGEAYYDLDTANYRVSDPKKNTAGNKGRGYRNDGVDIGKDDSYYVSDIETGEWLQYTIDVTQKGTYKLKLLVSAENANGKITLLLDGKKAGNELAVPAGKWQALDAGSITLSKGKHKLRVLAGTGGFNLKELQFSK